From the genome of Bradyrhizobium sp. SZCCHNS1050, one region includes:
- a CDS encoding glycosyltransferase: MPTLSPFLSAFAVVAIIVGLRLLVLPLLDPKIWYWRTLLLSGSILLAWRYVAWRFTETLAPPGLTPDGILSWGFAILETLTVVSSSFAFLILTRTKERTTEADRHAGWWLPRPPPRVDIFITTYNEQLEVLERTIVGAKAITYAALRVFVLDDGSRAWLRDYCTEHGIGYVARTDKSHAKAGNINNALRLRAADADRPDLVAVLDADFVPHLDFVERTLALFHDPAVGLVQTPQHFFNPDPIQHNLGIGASYPDEQRHFFDNVEPARDAWGIAMCCGTSSIFRVSAVEMIGGVPTESVTEDFLLTLRLSAHGYQTVYLNEALSEGLAPEGLAEYVTQRGRWCLGLMQIVRNVYNPFGSHGLGFFHRLSVLDSLLYWTSTYPFRLAALICPLLYWWGGVTVVNASIADIIRYYGPYYLSIMYTLNWLSKGLFIPIVNDVSQIVAAWPVLRAAALGLLSPGPHKFSVTAKGGDRAKIIVQWPLMRPFLILMALTIGGLIVSLTSDFVFNTTGTAGDGVIVVMFWTIYNILVLSVAIAVCIDRPRYNRPQRQIVEPITLTVDGEPQRGWIVNLGPGGARVSGPVGLATGAIGTLTLPLIGDIPTKVAAPTNDGYRLIFAVTPQQRAQIIERLHTASGVPGADSGDLGRMLKEIARAVAD, encoded by the coding sequence ATGCCGACGCTGTCACCATTCCTGTCCGCGTTCGCAGTCGTTGCGATCATCGTAGGGCTGCGCCTCCTGGTGTTGCCCCTCCTGGACCCGAAGATATGGTACTGGCGGACCCTGCTCCTCAGCGGCTCGATCCTGCTGGCCTGGCGCTATGTCGCCTGGCGCTTCACCGAGACCCTTGCTCCGCCCGGCCTCACGCCGGATGGGATCCTCAGCTGGGGCTTCGCCATTCTCGAAACGCTCACCGTTGTTTCGTCGTCCTTCGCCTTCCTGATCCTGACCAGGACCAAGGAGCGGACGACGGAGGCTGATCGCCATGCCGGCTGGTGGCTTCCGAGGCCGCCGCCTCGGGTCGACATCTTCATCACCACCTACAACGAGCAGCTCGAGGTCCTGGAGCGAACCATCGTCGGCGCCAAGGCGATCACCTATGCGGCATTGCGCGTCTTCGTCCTCGACGACGGCAGCCGAGCCTGGCTCCGGGATTACTGCACCGAGCACGGCATCGGCTATGTCGCCCGCACCGACAAGTCGCACGCCAAGGCCGGCAACATCAACAATGCCTTGCGGCTGCGCGCGGCGGATGCGGACCGGCCGGATCTCGTCGCCGTTCTCGACGCCGACTTCGTGCCTCATCTCGACTTCGTCGAGCGGACGCTCGCGTTGTTCCACGATCCGGCTGTCGGCCTCGTACAGACGCCCCAGCACTTCTTCAACCCGGACCCGATCCAGCACAATCTCGGCATCGGCGCGTCCTATCCCGACGAGCAGCGCCACTTCTTCGACAACGTCGAGCCGGCGCGCGACGCCTGGGGCATCGCAATGTGCTGCGGCACCTCCTCGATATTCCGCGTCTCCGCCGTGGAGATGATCGGCGGCGTGCCGACCGAGAGCGTCACCGAGGATTTCCTGCTCACGCTGCGCCTGTCCGCACACGGCTACCAGACCGTGTACCTGAACGAGGCGTTGTCGGAGGGATTGGCGCCGGAAGGCCTTGCGGAATACGTCACGCAGCGCGGCCGCTGGTGCCTCGGCCTCATGCAGATCGTGCGCAACGTCTACAATCCATTCGGCTCCCATGGTCTGGGTTTCTTCCACCGGCTCAGCGTCCTCGACTCGCTGCTCTACTGGACGTCGACCTATCCGTTCCGCCTCGCCGCGCTGATCTGTCCACTGCTCTACTGGTGGGGCGGGGTGACGGTGGTGAACGCCTCGATCGCCGACATCATCCGGTATTACGGCCCCTATTATCTCTCGATCATGTACACGCTGAACTGGCTGTCCAAGGGACTGTTCATTCCGATCGTCAACGATGTCTCGCAGATCGTCGCCGCCTGGCCCGTGCTCCGCGCCGCCGCTCTCGGCCTGCTCTCCCCCGGTCCGCACAAATTCTCGGTGACCGCCAAGGGCGGCGATCGCGCCAAGATCATCGTCCAATGGCCGCTGATGCGGCCCTTCCTGATCCTGATGGCGCTGACGATCGGTGGCCTGATCGTGTCGCTGACGTCCGATTTCGTCTTCAATACCACGGGGACCGCGGGAGACGGCGTCATCGTCGTGATGTTCTGGACGATCTACAACATTCTGGTGCTGTCGGTGGCGATCGCCGTGTGCATCGACCGTCCACGCTACAACCGGCCGCAACGCCAGATCGTCGAGCCGATAACCCTGACGGTCGACGGCGAGCCGCAACGCGGCTGGATCGTCAATCTCGGCCCCGGCGGCGCACGCGTCAGCGGTCCGGTCGGCCTTGCGACCGGCGCCATCGGCACGCTCACCCTGCCCCTGATCGGCGATATCCCAACCAAGGTCGCGGCTCCGACGAACGACGGCTACCGGCTCATATTTGCGGTGACGCCGCAGCAGCGCGCCCAGATCATCGAGCGGCTGCACACCGCGAGCGGAGTGCCCGGCGCCGACAGCGGCGATCTCGGCCGCATGCTGAAAGAAATCGCGCGAGCCGTGGCCGATTGA
- a CDS encoding ABC transporter permease subunit, whose translation MDYFAQQLINGLVLGSIYGLIAIGYTMVYGIVGMINFAHGDIFMIGGFIALICFLVLVSLGLTAVPVILLIVLLVSMAITALYGWTIERIAYRPLRHSFRLAPMLSAIGMSFVLTNYSQVSQGARVKPVPPIITGGYTLHEGAGGFVVQLSNIQIVVVITTIVLLALFTWLVSRTRLGRDMRACEQDQTMAALLGVDVDRTISMTFVIGAALAAVAGMMYLLYYGLVDFFMGFVAGIKAFTAAVLGGIGSLPGAMLGGLAIGLIETFWSAYFSVEYKDVAAFSILIVVLIFLPTGLLGRPEVEKV comes from the coding sequence ATGGATTATTTCGCGCAACAGCTCATCAACGGCCTCGTTCTTGGCTCGATCTACGGCCTGATCGCCATCGGCTACACCATGGTCTACGGCATCGTCGGCATGATCAATTTCGCCCATGGCGACATCTTCATGATCGGCGGCTTCATCGCGCTGATCTGCTTCCTGGTCCTGGTGTCGCTGGGCCTGACCGCGGTTCCGGTGATCCTGCTGATCGTGCTGCTGGTGTCGATGGCCATCACGGCGCTCTATGGGTGGACCATCGAACGTATCGCCTATCGCCCGCTGCGGCACTCGTTCCGCCTGGCGCCGATGCTGTCCGCCATCGGCATGTCGTTCGTCCTCACCAACTATTCGCAGGTGTCGCAGGGCGCGCGCGTCAAGCCGGTGCCGCCGATCATCACCGGCGGCTACACGCTGCACGAGGGCGCGGGCGGCTTCGTCGTCCAGCTCTCCAACATCCAGATCGTGGTGGTCATCACCACCATCGTTCTGCTCGCGCTGTTCACCTGGCTGGTATCCCGCACGCGGCTCGGCCGCGACATGCGCGCCTGCGAGCAGGATCAGACCATGGCGGCACTGCTGGGCGTCGACGTCGACCGCACCATCTCGATGACCTTCGTGATCGGCGCGGCGCTCGCGGCCGTCGCCGGCATGATGTACCTGCTGTATTACGGCCTGGTCGATTTCTTCATGGGCTTCGTCGCCGGCATCAAGGCGTTCACGGCGGCGGTGCTCGGCGGCATCGGCTCGCTGCCGGGCGCGATGCTCGGAGGCCTCGCGATCGGACTGATCGAGACGTTCTGGTCGGCCTATTTTTCGGTGGAGTACAAGGACGTCGCAGCATTCTCGATCCTGATCGTGGTGCTGATCTTCCTGCCAACCGGCCTGCTCGGCCGGCCCGAAGTCGAAAAAGTCTGA
- the livM gene encoding high-affinity branched-chain amino acid ABC transporter permease LivM codes for MSASLPASSKGSEPVGAAFILKKAFLSALVALGLFSLMVGVRTEAGQSGQLVYWTRFGDLASLVVAVFVGSIAVELLRLWFGPRGGLGSFVPPSVRSGMSVAGRYLAPALLIFTLLVPVIFYNQRYILDLGILVLTYVMLGWGLNVVVGLAGLLDLGYVAFYAVGAYSYGLLSTTFGLSFWVCLPLAGILAAFWGVLLGFPVLRLRGDYLAIVTLAFGEIIRLVLINWQDVTGGPNGVSGIPRPTLFGIPLAPGEGGLASMLGIPFSPTHRIVFLFYLILALALLTNWVTIRLRRLPIGRAWEALREDEVACRALGINITTTKLTAFATGAMFGGFAGAFFATRQGFISPESFTFQESALVLAIVVLGGMGSQLGVALAALAMIGGFELFRSLEGYRMLVFGLAMVLVMIWRPRGIVGHRAPTVFLEKSKSISSDLVKEGHG; via the coding sequence GTGAGCGCGTCCCTTCCCGCCTCGTCGAAAGGCTCCGAACCGGTCGGAGCCGCCTTCATCCTCAAGAAGGCCTTTCTCAGCGCACTGGTCGCTCTCGGTCTGTTCTCCCTGATGGTCGGCGTCCGCACCGAAGCGGGTCAGAGCGGCCAGCTCGTATACTGGACCCGCTTCGGCGACCTCGCCAGCCTGGTTGTGGCGGTGTTCGTCGGCTCGATCGCGGTCGAGCTGCTGCGGCTGTGGTTCGGACCGCGCGGCGGCCTCGGCAGCTTCGTGCCGCCGTCCGTGCGGAGCGGCATGTCGGTAGCCGGCCGCTATCTCGCGCCGGCGCTGCTGATCTTCACCTTGCTGGTACCGGTGATCTTCTACAATCAGCGTTACATTCTCGACCTCGGCATTTTGGTCCTTACCTACGTCATGCTGGGTTGGGGCCTCAACGTCGTGGTCGGTCTCGCCGGCCTGCTCGACCTCGGCTACGTCGCGTTCTACGCCGTCGGCGCCTATTCCTACGGCCTGCTCTCGACCACCTTCGGCCTGTCGTTCTGGGTCTGCCTGCCGCTCGCCGGCATTCTCGCCGCCTTCTGGGGCGTGCTGCTCGGCTTTCCGGTGCTGCGGCTGCGCGGTGACTACCTCGCCATCGTGACCCTGGCCTTTGGCGAGATCATCCGCCTCGTCCTCATCAACTGGCAGGACGTGACCGGCGGTCCCAACGGCGTCTCCGGGATTCCGCGACCGACGTTGTTCGGCATTCCGCTCGCACCGGGCGAAGGCGGCCTTGCATCGATGCTCGGCATCCCGTTCTCGCCGACGCATCGCATCGTTTTTCTGTTCTATCTGATCCTGGCGCTGGCACTCCTGACCAACTGGGTCACCATCCGGCTGCGCCGGCTGCCGATCGGCCGGGCCTGGGAAGCGCTGCGCGAGGACGAGGTCGCCTGCCGCGCGCTCGGCATCAACATCACCACCACCAAGCTGACCGCATTTGCGACCGGCGCGATGTTCGGCGGTTTCGCCGGCGCCTTCTTCGCCACGCGCCAGGGCTTCATCAGCCCGGAATCCTTCACCTTCCAGGAATCGGCGCTGGTGCTCGCCATCGTCGTGCTCGGCGGCATGGGGTCGCAGCTCGGCGTCGCGCTGGCGGCGCTCGCCATGATCGGCGGCTTCGAGCTGTTCAGAAGCCTCGAGGGCTACCGCATGCTGGTGTTCGGTCTCGCCATGGTGCTGGTGATGATCTGGCGGCCGCGCGGCATTGTCGGCCATCGCGCGCCGACCGTATTCCTGGAAAAATCCAAGAGCATCTCTTCGGACCTCGTCAAGGAAGGCCACGGATGA
- a CDS encoding ABC transporter ATP-binding protein: protein MSSAPILALENLTMRFGGIVAVNALSFTAQRTQITALIGPNGAGKTTVFNCITGFYKPTSGVIRLTHDDGAQFEMQKLKDFNISKQAKVARTFQNIRLFPGMTALENLMVAQHNALMRASGMTVLGLLGVPSWRAAERNAIDAAVFWLKRVGLIDRADDAAGNLAYGDQRRLEIARAMCTSPALLCLDEPAAGLNARESAALSELLLSIRADHATSILLIEHDMSVVMEISDRVVVMDYGVKIAEGTPREIRDDPKVIAAYLGTDEEEAAAVMEAEA, encoded by the coding sequence ATGAGCTCCGCTCCCATTCTCGCACTCGAAAACCTCACCATGCGCTTCGGCGGCATCGTCGCCGTCAATGCGCTGTCGTTCACCGCGCAACGCACGCAGATCACGGCCCTGATCGGCCCCAACGGCGCCGGCAAGACCACCGTGTTCAACTGCATCACCGGCTTCTACAAGCCGACCTCCGGCGTCATCCGCCTGACCCATGATGACGGCGCGCAGTTCGAGATGCAGAAGCTGAAGGACTTCAACATCTCCAAGCAGGCCAAGGTGGCGCGGACGTTCCAGAACATCCGGCTGTTTCCGGGCATGACGGCGCTCGAGAACCTGATGGTCGCGCAGCACAACGCGCTGATGCGCGCGTCCGGCATGACGGTGCTCGGGCTGCTCGGCGTGCCCTCGTGGCGCGCGGCCGAGCGGAACGCGATCGATGCGGCCGTGTTCTGGCTGAAGCGCGTCGGGCTGATCGACCGCGCCGACGACGCGGCCGGCAATCTCGCCTATGGCGACCAGCGTCGGCTGGAGATCGCGCGCGCGATGTGCACCTCGCCGGCCCTGCTCTGCCTCGACGAACCGGCCGCCGGCCTCAACGCGCGCGAGAGTGCGGCCCTCAGCGAGTTGCTGCTGTCGATCCGGGCCGATCACGCCACGTCGATCCTGCTGATCGAGCACGACATGAGCGTCGTGATGGAAATCTCCGACCGCGTCGTCGTGATGGACTACGGCGTCAAGATTGCCGAGGGCACGCCGCGCGAGATCCGCGACGATCCGAAGGTCATCGCCGCCTATCTCGGCACCGACGAGGAAGAGGCCGCAGCCGTGATGGAGGCCGAGGCGTGA
- a CDS encoding ABC transporter ATP-binding protein, whose protein sequence is MSASLLAIRNLRASYGKIEALKGVDLDIKPGEIVALIGANGAGKSTLMMSIFGRPRASSGNIVYDGNDITQVPTHQIARLRIAQSPEGRRIFPRMSVAENLQMGADAGETTDAERASTLERVFALFPRLKERVDQRGGTLSGGEQQMLAIGRALMSRPRLLLLDEPSLGLAPLIARQIFDAIRTLNRQDGLTVLIVEQNANHALKLAHRGYVLVNGLITLSGTGTELLQRPEIRAAYLEGGRH, encoded by the coding sequence GTGAGTGCGTCCCTGCTCGCGATCCGCAATCTGCGCGCGTCCTACGGCAAAATCGAAGCGCTGAAGGGCGTCGATCTCGACATCAAGCCGGGCGAGATCGTCGCGCTGATCGGCGCCAACGGCGCCGGCAAGTCGACGCTGATGATGTCGATCTTCGGCCGCCCGCGCGCAAGCTCCGGCAACATCGTCTACGACGGCAACGACATCACACAGGTGCCGACGCATCAGATCGCGCGGCTGCGCATCGCGCAGTCGCCGGAGGGACGCCGCATCTTTCCGCGCATGAGCGTGGCGGAAAACCTGCAGATGGGCGCCGACGCCGGCGAGACGACCGACGCGGAGCGGGCCAGCACGCTGGAGCGCGTCTTCGCCCTGTTCCCGCGCCTGAAGGAGCGCGTCGACCAGCGCGGCGGCACGCTATCCGGTGGCGAGCAGCAGATGCTGGCGATCGGACGCGCGCTGATGAGCCGGCCGCGCCTGCTGCTTCTGGATGAGCCCTCGCTCGGCTTGGCGCCGCTGATCGCCCGCCAGATTTTCGACGCCATTCGGACACTCAACCGCCAGGACGGTCTGACCGTGCTGATCGTCGAGCAGAACGCCAATCACGCGCTGAAGCTCGCCCATCGCGGCTATGTGCTGGTCAACGGCCTGATTACGCTGTCGGGCACCGGCACCGAGCTGCTGCAGCGACCGGAGATCCGCGCTGCCTATCTGGAGGGCGGCCGCCACTGA
- a CDS encoding branched-chain amino acid ABC transporter substrate-binding protein, whose product MKPLKLIGLALGASLALSTAAFAEDINIAVAGPMTGSESAFGRQMQNGAEMAVADLNAAGGVLGKKLALQVGDDACDPKQARSVAEKLAGSGIPFVAGHFCSSSSIPASEAYADSNVLQITPASTNPLFTERKLWNVARVCGRDDQQGLVAANYIAKNFKGKNIAILNDKTTYGKGLADETKKALNKAGVTEKMFESYNKGDKDFNAIVSRLKRDNIDLVYVGGYHQEAGLILRQMRDQGLKTILMAGDAMNDKEFASITGPAAEGTLFTFGPEPRNKPTAKAIVDKFKAKNIDPEGYTLYTYAAIQVWSQAVKKANTTDAKKVMDTIKAGEWDTVLGKLGFDAKGDIKQIDYVVYKWDAKGGYAELGGKGS is encoded by the coding sequence ATGAAACCACTCAAACTCATCGGCTTGGCTCTGGGCGCATCGCTGGCGCTCTCGACTGCTGCCTTCGCCGAAGACATCAACATCGCCGTGGCCGGCCCGATGACCGGCAGTGAATCGGCCTTCGGCCGCCAGATGCAGAACGGCGCCGAGATGGCGGTCGCCGACCTCAATGCCGCCGGTGGCGTGCTCGGCAAGAAGCTCGCACTGCAGGTGGGTGACGATGCCTGCGATCCGAAGCAGGCGCGTTCGGTTGCCGAAAAGCTCGCCGGCTCCGGCATTCCGTTCGTCGCCGGCCATTTCTGCTCGTCGTCGTCGATCCCGGCCTCCGAGGCCTATGCCGACAGCAACGTGCTGCAGATCACGCCGGCCTCGACCAACCCGCTGTTCACCGAGCGCAAGCTGTGGAACGTGGCGCGCGTCTGCGGCCGTGACGACCAGCAGGGTCTCGTCGCCGCCAACTACATCGCGAAGAACTTCAAGGGCAAGAACATCGCGATCCTCAACGACAAGACCACCTACGGCAAGGGTCTCGCCGACGAGACCAAGAAGGCGCTGAACAAGGCCGGCGTCACCGAGAAGATGTTCGAGTCCTACAACAAGGGCGACAAGGACTTCAACGCCATCGTCTCCCGCTTGAAGCGTGACAACATCGATCTCGTCTATGTCGGCGGCTATCATCAGGAAGCCGGCCTCATCCTGCGCCAGATGCGCGACCAGGGTCTCAAGACCATCCTGATGGCGGGCGACGCGATGAACGACAAGGAGTTCGCTTCGATCACCGGTCCGGCCGCGGAAGGCACGCTGTTCACCTTCGGCCCCGAGCCGCGCAACAAGCCGACCGCGAAGGCGATCGTGGACAAGTTCAAGGCCAAGAACATCGATCCCGAGGGCTATACGCTCTACACCTACGCCGCGATCCAGGTCTGGTCGCAGGCCGTCAAGAAGGCCAACACCACCGACGCCAAGAAGGTAATGGACACCATCAAGGCCGGCGAGTGGGACACGGTGCTGGGCAAGCTCGGCTTCGACGCCAAGGGCGACATCAAGCAGATCGACTACGTCGTCTACAAGTGGGACGCCAAGGGCGGCTACGCCGAGCTCGGCGGCAAGGGATCCTGA
- a CDS encoding response regulator, with protein sequence MPRILVVDDQKDVRAMICMVLRVNQFDVVEAGTAASGLQLFRDQAFDAVIVDIYLDDSNGLDLVSSMRALVPDVPVVAVSGMTAFDGASMSDELTRVVYLQKPFRPAELMRAVETARAAVAAKGTPSLSACAG encoded by the coding sequence ATGCCACGGATTCTGGTGGTCGACGATCAGAAGGATGTGCGCGCCATGATCTGTATGGTGCTGCGCGTCAATCAGTTCGACGTGGTCGAAGCGGGAACCGCTGCGTCCGGACTGCAGTTGTTCCGCGACCAGGCATTCGATGCCGTCATCGTCGACATCTATCTCGATGATTCCAACGGGCTCGATCTGGTCAGCAGTATGCGCGCGCTGGTTCCCGACGTTCCGGTGGTCGCCGTCTCCGGCATGACTGCCTTCGATGGCGCGTCGATGTCGGACGAGCTGACCCGTGTCGTTTACCTGCAGAAACCGTTCCGCCCGGCCGAGCTGATGCGTGCCGTCGAAACGGCCCGTGCGGCGGTGGCGGCCAAGGGGACCCCATCGCTTTCGGCCTGTGCCGGCTGA
- a CDS encoding PAS domain S-box protein — protein MQSIKDHREVLLSTSTATRRDQIAALAAVAISTLLFAAAAPFAKVQLPPVPAFVASYQSALALNDLITAFLLFSQFVLLRSRPLLWLASGYLFTAPASLLHTLVFPGLYSQTGLLDAGPQTAAWIYMIWHGAFPLFVLVYALHDRLRPAPVGSVALSLSVAVLGVAIALAALTWAVIAHDTALPALVRDDAATPALKIVVGAIWCVTSAALLVLALRRPHSILDLWVMVALCAWLFDLSISSLLNAARFDLGYYAGRIYGLLAASFVLGVLLADNVRLQTRLMRLLQQQRRQSESERARFIARERLFSAVVESSNDAIITLTLQGKITSWNRAAEHLFGYGADEALGNDIGLIVPAERRSEVDRILSRIGDGEKIEHHETIRRHKDGREIEVSLGVSPILDAHGVIIGASKVAHDITESKRTRTALTRETEERRRIFETSQDLILVANSYGQLMQVSPSALDVLGYRPEEMVGRNASDFVYPPELEAVRSQMRACRRGRDVRNFEAQLMHKEGRGVVLNWMASWSEPVQRHFFVGRDLTEKRAAEAQFRQAQKMEAVGQLTGGVAHDFNNILTVITGSIGILADAVSDRPELASVAKLIDDSADRGAQLTRQLLAFARKQPLQPTDLDVNALLNETAALLQPTLGAQIEIERILDADPCTALADPNQLATAVINLALNARDAMPQGGKLTLETANVTLDRDYADVHSEVIVGDYVMIAVSDTGCGIPPAYLEKVFDPFFSTKGSGKGTGLGLSMVFGFVKQSGGHIKIYSEVGHGTSIKLYLPRSASAPAASAGLQAPDARGGNETILIVEDDPLVRQHVIAQVGSLGYTTLAAANAAEALDVLDRHPEIDLLFTDVIMPGAMNGRQLADAARVRRPALRTLFTSGYTENAIVHHGRLDAGVLLLPKPYRKPELARMIRIALER, from the coding sequence ATGCAGAGCATCAAGGATCATCGCGAAGTCCTCCTGTCGACGTCCACCGCGACGCGCCGAGACCAAATCGCAGCACTCGCCGCGGTTGCGATCTCGACCTTGCTGTTTGCCGCCGCCGCTCCCTTTGCCAAGGTGCAGTTGCCGCCGGTGCCTGCGTTCGTCGCGAGCTACCAGTCGGCGCTGGCGCTGAACGATCTCATCACCGCGTTCCTGCTGTTCTCCCAGTTCGTGCTGCTTCGCTCGCGACCGTTGCTGTGGTTGGCCTCCGGTTACCTGTTTACCGCGCCAGCCTCGCTGCTGCACACGCTGGTGTTCCCAGGCCTGTATTCTCAGACCGGCCTGCTCGATGCAGGGCCGCAGACCGCAGCCTGGATCTACATGATCTGGCACGGCGCGTTCCCCTTGTTCGTTCTGGTCTATGCGCTGCACGACCGTCTCCGTCCGGCGCCCGTTGGGTCGGTTGCGCTGTCTCTCTCGGTCGCCGTGCTCGGCGTGGCGATTGCACTTGCGGCACTCACCTGGGCGGTGATCGCCCATGATACGGCGCTGCCTGCGCTCGTCCGCGATGACGCTGCCACTCCGGCTTTGAAGATCGTGGTCGGCGCCATCTGGTGCGTAACATCGGCTGCCCTGCTCGTCCTGGCGTTGCGCAGGCCGCACAGCATTCTCGACCTCTGGGTCATGGTGGCGCTGTGCGCCTGGCTGTTCGATCTCTCGATCTCCTCGCTGCTCAACGCCGCCCGGTTCGACCTCGGCTACTATGCGGGCCGCATCTATGGCTTGCTGGCAGCGAGCTTCGTCCTCGGCGTCCTGCTCGCCGACAATGTCAGGCTGCAGACGAGGCTCATGCGGCTGCTGCAGCAGCAGCGCCGGCAGAGCGAAAGCGAGCGGGCCCGTTTCATCGCGCGGGAGCGGCTGTTCAGCGCTGTGGTGGAATCCTCCAACGACGCCATCATCACGCTGACGCTGCAGGGCAAGATCACGTCCTGGAATCGCGCCGCCGAACACCTGTTCGGATACGGCGCAGACGAGGCGCTTGGCAACGACATCGGCCTGATCGTGCCCGCCGAACGGCGCAGCGAAGTCGATCGCATCCTGAGCCGGATCGGCGACGGCGAGAAGATCGAGCATCACGAGACGATCCGCCGCCACAAGGACGGCCGCGAGATCGAAGTATCGCTCGGCGTGTCGCCGATCCTCGACGCGCATGGTGTGATCATCGGCGCCTCGAAGGTGGCGCACGACATCACCGAGAGCAAGCGCACCCGAACCGCCCTGACCCGTGAGACCGAGGAGCGCCGCCGCATCTTCGAGACCTCGCAGGACCTGATCCTGGTTGCCAACTCCTACGGACAATTGATGCAGGTCAGCCCGAGCGCGCTGGACGTGCTCGGCTACCGGCCGGAGGAGATGGTCGGCCGCAATGCCAGCGACTTCGTCTATCCGCCCGAGCTCGAGGCGGTCCGTAGCCAGATGCGCGCCTGCCGCCGCGGCCGCGACGTCCGTAATTTCGAAGCGCAGCTCATGCACAAGGAAGGCCGCGGCGTCGTCCTGAACTGGATGGCGAGCTGGTCGGAGCCGGTGCAGCGCCACTTCTTCGTCGGCCGCGACCTCACCGAGAAGCGCGCGGCCGAGGCGCAGTTCCGCCAGGCGCAGAAGATGGAGGCGGTCGGTCAGCTCACCGGCGGCGTCGCCCACGACTTCAACAACATCCTCACCGTCATCACCGGCAGCATCGGCATTCTTGCCGACGCCGTGTCCGACCGGCCGGAGCTCGCCTCCGTCGCCAAGCTGATCGACGACTCCGCCGACCGCGGCGCGCAGCTCACGCGGCAGTTGCTGGCCTTCGCCCGCAAGCAGCCGCTGCAGCCGACGGATCTCGACGTCAACGCCCTGTTGAACGAGACCGCAGCCTTGCTGCAGCCGACGCTCGGCGCGCAGATCGAGATCGAGCGTATCCTTGACGCCGATCCCTGCACTGCGCTCGCCGATCCGAACCAGCTCGCCACCGCGGTCATCAATCTCGCGCTCAATGCGCGTGATGCGATGCCGCAGGGCGGCAAGCTCACGCTGGAGACAGCGAACGTCACGCTCGACCGGGACTATGCCGACGTCCATAGCGAGGTCATCGTCGGTGACTACGTGATGATCGCCGTGAGCGACACCGGCTGTGGCATTCCGCCGGCCTATCTCGAGAAGGTGTTCGATCCGTTCTTCTCGACCAAGGGCTCCGGCAAGGGCACGGGGCTCGGCCTCAGCATGGTGTTCGGTTTCGTCAAGCAGTCCGGCGGCCACATCAAGATCTACAGCGAGGTCGGCCACGGCACCTCGATCAAGCTGTATCTGCCGCGCTCGGCGTCCGCTCCGGCGGCCAGCGCGGGCTTGCAGGCGCCAGACGCGCGCGGCGGCAATGAGACGATCCTGATCGTGGAGGACGATCCGCTGGTACGCCAGCACGTGATCGCCCAGGTCGGCAGCCTCGGCTACACCACCCTGGCTGCAGCCAATGCCGCCGAGGCGCTCGACGTGCTCGATCGCCATCCGGAGATCGACCTGCTGTTCACCGACGTCATCATGCCCGGCGCCATGAACGGCCGCCAGCTCGCCGACGCCGCGCGGGTGCGGCGGCCGGCGCTGCGGACGCTGTTCACCTCGGGCTACACCGAGAACGCGATCGTGCACCACGGCCGCCTCGACGCCGGCGTGCTGCTGCTGCCCAAGCCTTACCGGAAGCCAGAGCTGGCCCGCATGATCCGTATCGCGCTGGAGCGCTGA